In one Serinus canaria isolate serCan28SL12 chromosome 2, serCan2020, whole genome shotgun sequence genomic region, the following are encoded:
- the CEBPD gene encoding CCAAT/enhancer-binding protein delta, with amino-acid sequence MSAAALYSLDSPACYKSWCLEPANFYDAKVGSGGGPGPACKPGARGGCGMSGEEAGGGLGGTGTNLAELSAAAPAMYEDESAIDFSSYIDSMSAVPNLELCNDELFADLFNSNHKPERGGEYGEYLPPGGGAGRDPAKDLGAAMTTLLGSEPRTASSSSSSSSSSSFSSRGALKQEPDWSDSDLSSSLLPSQIATCAQTIMNLSGQPTPPTSPEPPGSSSPSSCSTRSPGPTAAAAAVPGPAQGVPPPAAAAGGKERGGKKCVDRFSPEYRQRRERNNIAVRKSRDKAKRRNQEMQQKLLELSAENEKLHKKIEQLTRDLTSLRHFFKQLPSASFLQPGSGTDCR; translated from the coding sequence ATGAGCGCCGCCGCTCTCTACAGCCTGGACTCCCCGGCATGTTATAAGAGCTGGTGCCTGGAGCCCGCCAACTTCTACGACGCCAAGGtgggcagcggcggcgggcCGGGTCCCGCCTGCAAGCCGGGCGCCCGCGGCGGCTGCGGGATGAGCGGCGAGGAGGCGGGGGGCGGCCTGGGGGGCACCGGCACCAACCTGGCGGAGCTGagcgccgccgccccggccaTGTACGAGGACGAGAGCGCCATCGACTTCAGCTCCTACATTGACTCCATGTCCGCCGTGCCCAACCTGGAGCTCTGCAACGACGAGCTCTTCGCCGACCTCTTCAACAGCAACCACAAGCCCGAGCGGGGCGGGGAATACGGCGAGTACTTGCCACCGGGCGGCGGCGCCGGCCGCGACCCCGCCAAGGACCTCGGCGCTGCCATGACCACCCTGCTGGGCTCCGAGCCCCGcaccgcctcctcctcctcctcctcctcttcctcctcctccttctcctcccgCGGCGCTCTGAAGCAGGAGCCGGACTGGAGCGACAGCGACCTCTCCTCCTCGCTGCTGCCCTCGCAAATCGCCACCTGCGCCCAGACCATCATGAACCTGAGCGGGCAGCCCACGCCGCCCACGTCCCCCGAGCCGCcgggcagcagctctccctccagctgcagcacccgCTCGCCGGGccccaccgccgccgccgccgccgtgcCCGGGCCGGCGCAGGGCgtcccgccgcccgccgccgccgccgggggtAAGGAGCGGGGCGGCAAGAAGTGCGTGGACAGGTTTAGCCCCGAGTACCGGCAGCGCCGGGAGCGCAACAACATCGCCGTGCGCAAGAGCCGCGACAAGGCGAAGCGGCGCAACCAGGAGatgcagcagaagctgctggagctTTCGGCCGAGAACGAGAAGCTGCACAAGAAGATCGAGCAGCTCACCCGGGACTTGACCAGCCTCCGGCACTTCTTCAAGCAGCTGCCCAGCGCTTCTTTCCTGCAGCCCGGCTCGGGCACGGACTGCCGGTAA